From Brochothrix thermosphacta DSM 20171 = FSL F6-1036, a single genomic window includes:
- a CDS encoding GNAT family N-acetyltransferase, giving the protein MIKIIPKEDFEIAHRLRDYCFTPYSGERRKDFSYWLENSITLGAYEEGSLAGLIMSLPLNMTINTVSYKMGGVGFVSTYPEYRNRGIMKQLIMELLVKMREKGEIVSVLAPYSVSFYRYFGWELFVDRINYTIPTAQFPNFGKEMDDVHRFSFEYNDKKEFQAVQAFHNKEALKRTGMVQREAAWWNRIERREADSFFGVYHKEGEIKGYVRYSLKGLTFMVNDFVASNVQAEQALWRFISSHSASVNEIKGSAIVNDYLGFDFNDPQFKKELVQHEMVRIVDVKPFLEKYQWAELTAPLHLKIADKFAPWNAGVYRIETDGTVKEIMEENQPNDLLHLDITTFSSAMLGYLNISMIERYALSDLSDKIKLEWEKALPQMSALFYEHF; this is encoded by the coding sequence ATGATTAAAATTATCCCTAAAGAAGATTTTGAAATTGCCCATCGTTTGCGGGATTATTGTTTTACACCCTATAGTGGTGAACGTCGTAAGGATTTTAGTTATTGGTTAGAAAACAGCATTACGTTAGGCGCTTACGAAGAAGGCTCTTTAGCGGGCTTAATTATGTCTCTACCATTGAATATGACCATCAATACAGTTTCTTACAAAATGGGTGGCGTTGGTTTTGTTTCCACTTATCCTGAATACCGTAATAGAGGTATTATGAAACAATTGATTATGGAATTATTAGTAAAAATGCGTGAGAAAGGTGAAATCGTTTCTGTGTTGGCACCTTATTCGGTATCATTTTATCGTTACTTTGGTTGGGAGTTGTTTGTAGATCGTATCAATTATACGATTCCGACAGCACAATTTCCAAATTTCGGAAAAGAAATGGATGATGTACACCGTTTCAGTTTTGAATATAATGATAAAAAAGAGTTTCAAGCCGTTCAGGCGTTTCATAATAAAGAAGCTTTGAAACGTACTGGAATGGTTCAAAGAGAGGCTGCTTGGTGGAATAGAATTGAACGTCGTGAAGCGGATAGCTTTTTTGGTGTTTATCATAAAGAAGGTGAAATCAAAGGGTATGTACGATACTCGTTAAAAGGTTTAACATTTATGGTGAACGATTTTGTTGCCAGTAACGTTCAAGCTGAACAAGCGTTGTGGCGTTTTATTAGCTCTCATAGTGCGAGTGTTAATGAAATAAAGGGTTCAGCGATTGTAAATGATTATCTAGGCTTTGATTTTAATGATCCGCAGTTTAAGAAAGAACTCGTCCAACATGAAATGGTACGTATCGTAGACGTAAAACCGTTCTTAGAAAAGTATCAATGGGCAGAGTTGACAGCACCCTTACATTTGAAAATTGCCGATAAATTTGCACCGTGGAATGCAGGTGTCTATAGAATAGAAACGGATGGTACTGTAAAAGAAATAATGGAAGAAAACCAACCAAATGACTTATTACATCTTGATATCACAACGTTTTCATCTGCAATGCTAGGTTATTTAAATATTTCGATGATTGAAAGATATGCATTGTCAGATTTATCTGATAAAATTAAGTTAGAATGGGAAAAGGCATTACCACAGATGTCTGCCTTATTCTATGAGCATTTTTAA